A portion of the Candidatus Cloacimonadota bacterium genome contains these proteins:
- the amrB gene encoding AmmeMemoRadiSam system protein B — translation MIRKAIHAGTFYPRFANQIQDNIAQWLKNAGASPANERCLGLILPHAGYIYSGACATLGLASAAGEKFDSIIVVHPSHQGIHFDFSVSPFTEYECPLGNLTLDNELYRILSPAGEKNLDLDYHRLEHSLEIQLPLIKHFFPDAKICPVMMGNQIPSVAERLGAILYDAVYKSAKRILVVVSSDLSHYHNSELAEQMDALVIRHVSQLDPVALWHGNELGKLEACGIGGIMALLYMAKLYKSPQVRVINYTHSGKVSGMNSQVVGYLAARIYE, via the coding sequence ATGATTCGTAAAGCAATTCATGCCGGGACTTTCTATCCCCGGTTTGCCAATCAAATCCAGGATAATATCGCCCAATGGTTGAAAAACGCTGGGGCTAGTCCGGCAAATGAACGCTGTCTGGGCTTGATTTTGCCGCATGCCGGTTACATCTATTCGGGAGCGTGTGCCACCTTGGGATTGGCATCCGCTGCTGGTGAGAAATTCGATAGTATAATAGTAGTGCATCCTTCACATCAGGGCATCCATTTTGATTTCTCCGTATCCCCATTTACAGAATATGAGTGTCCTCTGGGCAATCTTACTCTGGACAACGAGTTATATAGAATCTTGAGTCCTGCGGGAGAGAAGAATCTGGATCTGGACTATCATCGCCTGGAACATTCATTGGAGATACAATTGCCCCTCATCAAGCATTTCTTTCCTGATGCAAAGATCTGCCCTGTGATGATGGGAAACCAGATACCATCTGTGGCAGAGCGCTTGGGTGCTATATTGTATGATGCTGTTTACAAATCCGCAAAACGCATCCTGGTAGTGGTTTCCAGCGATCTATCGCATTATCACAATTCTGAACTTGCTGAACAGATGGATGCTCTGGTTATTCGCCACGTAAGCCAGTTGGATCCCGTTGCGCTGTGGCACGGGAATGAACTGGGAAAACTGGAAGCCTGCGGCATCGGGGGAATAATGGCATTACTCTATATGGCAAAACTCTACAAATCCCCCCAAGTGAGGGTGATAAACTACACGCATTCGGGAAAGGTATCGGGAATGAACAGCCAGGTGGTGGGTTATCTGGCGGCGCGGATATATGAATAG
- the amrA gene encoding AmmeMemoRadiSam system protein A, translated as MYNDLQRKELLDYAAAVIKNRLDHSSYRVPQDPAFQEKRGIFVSLHKNGDLRGCIGYILPYKNIVDTVRETALAAAFNDPRFLPLSLHELPAIQIEISILSELQLLSSIDNIVIGRDGLYLQHPDGSGLLLPQVAVEWKWDVATFLKHLCRKAGLPDRAYLDAEARLYRFEAEIFANKRAE; from the coding sequence ATGTATAACGATTTGCAACGCAAGGAATTGCTGGATTATGCCGCGGCAGTTATTAAAAACCGTTTGGACCACAGTAGCTACAGAGTGCCTCAAGATCCCGCTTTCCAAGAGAAGCGCGGAATCTTTGTCAGCTTACACAAGAATGGAGATTTGCGGGGTTGCATCGGGTACATTCTGCCTTATAAGAACATCGTGGATACGGTACGAGAAACGGCCTTGGCGGCTGCGTTCAATGACCCCCGGTTTTTACCCTTATCCTTGCATGAATTACCGGCAATACAGATCGAGATATCCATCCTCAGTGAGCTTCAGCTCTTAAGTAGCATTGATAACATCGTAATCGGCAGGGATGGATTATATCTTCAGCATCCGGATGGTAGCGGCTTGCTGCTGCCACAGGTAGCAGTGGAATGGAAATGGGATGTAGCCACTTTTCTGAAGCATTTGTGCAGGAAAGCCGGATTGCCGGACAGGGCATATCTGGATGCGGAGGCTCGACTGTACCGGTTTGAAGCAGAGATATTTGCGAATAAAAGGGCAGAATGA
- a CDS encoding HAD family phosphatase, with amino-acid sequence MTIKAIIFDLDGTLIDSMGLWRMVDEEFLSSRGIAVPEDLFDHLPQGNSFIQTAQYFKDRFALPESPEAIMQIWTEVVQEHYAGSVALKSGVDHLLERLKEWGIKIGLATSNSYELAHKSLTYNRVWHYFDFVSTGDIELRGKPYPDIYLNCARGLDLDPVQCIAIEDTLSGVQAAKAAGMITLAIHYADSIRDHDCIRETADAFCEDYSQIQNEIRKHRIDI; translated from the coding sequence ATGACGATAAAAGCGATAATATTTGATCTCGATGGCACCCTGATAGATTCGATGGGTTTGTGGCGCATGGTGGATGAAGAGTTCCTCAGCTCACGCGGAATTGCTGTGCCCGAAGACCTCTTTGACCATCTGCCTCAGGGGAATAGCTTTATCCAGACTGCGCAGTATTTCAAGGATCGTTTTGCTTTGCCGGAATCCCCTGAAGCGATCATGCAGATCTGGACAGAAGTGGTGCAAGAGCATTATGCTGGTTCCGTGGCTCTGAAAAGTGGGGTAGACCATCTACTGGAACGCTTGAAGGAGTGGGGTATAAAAATAGGTCTGGCCACCAGCAATTCCTACGAATTGGCACATAAATCCCTTACTTACAATCGAGTGTGGCATTACTTCGATTTCGTCTCCACCGGGGATATTGAACTGAGAGGCAAGCCATATCCGGACATATACTTGAATTGTGCCAGGGGTTTGGATTTAGATCCCGTGCAATGCATTGCCATAGAAGATACCCTGAGTGGAGTGCAAGCGGCTAAAGCTGCTGGAATGATCACTCTGGCGATTCACTATGCGGATAGTATCCGCGATCACGATTGCATCCGTGAGACCGCTGATGCCTTTTGTGAAGACTATTCACAAATTCAGAACGAGATAAGGAAACACAGAATAGATATATGA